Proteins encoded by one window of Candidatus Eisenbacteria bacterium:
- a CDS encoding sulfatase, which translates to MVRSTGSARRLFAVLALAASVACHRDAPLGPTLTVEDVVQHLDADLGGGERELVDPGDALRGDGARTGLVLAPGAKTSVRVAVPERAALRFGVGVAGDKTRDDSRTGVRFTLTVDGTPLFTRTVNPAGDRRDRRWFDERIDLAAYAGRSVEIALAVEAEAPGKPVAGTAAWSRVRVVQATALERQRRASDRPNVVVLLVDTLRADAVGLYGAGPGASPALDALGARGTVFATAVSQSSWTLPSVASIMTGLPSRRHGAVGEAEHGANHAHARWGFLADHLTTWAEAAAHAGITTFAASANPLVSVGTNLAQGFETVVELPWDPDGHDWASAEEVNGAFLAWLPRREGYRFVAYLHYMEPHDPYTPPAARTAPTGVRPAIASGWVRDAANRINWSGGDKLTADEVAYLRTRYAGEVQAWDRAFGALTTALARAGLDRDTIIVVTADHGEEFQEHGRLTHGSHLYEESIRVPLVLAGPGIPAQRRSDVAQGIDLFPTLARVLGTDVPPHLPGRDLLGAPDERPAIVETASGIGPDGSAVSLVALRTARWKLVQTPRLGRNEVYDLEHDPREQTDRSQAAPEAAALLAALELWRGQAPAAATVAGTSDPGFAAKLRALGYAE; encoded by the coding sequence GTGGTCCGTTCAACTGGTAGCGCGCGACGTCTGTTCGCCGTGCTCGCGCTCGCGGCGAGCGTCGCCTGCCACCGCGACGCGCCGCTGGGGCCGACGCTCACGGTGGAGGACGTGGTCCAGCACCTCGATGCGGATCTCGGCGGCGGCGAGCGGGAGCTGGTCGACCCCGGTGACGCGCTCCGCGGCGACGGCGCCCGCACCGGCCTCGTCCTCGCACCCGGCGCCAAGACGAGCGTGCGCGTCGCCGTGCCCGAGCGCGCGGCGCTGCGCTTCGGCGTCGGCGTCGCCGGCGACAAGACGCGGGACGATTCCCGCACCGGCGTGCGCTTCACGCTCACGGTCGACGGCACGCCGCTCTTCACGCGCACGGTGAATCCCGCCGGTGATCGTCGCGACCGCCGCTGGTTCGACGAGCGCATCGACCTGGCGGCGTACGCGGGGCGGTCGGTCGAGATCGCGCTCGCCGTCGAGGCCGAGGCACCCGGCAAGCCCGTCGCGGGCACCGCGGCCTGGAGCCGCGTGCGGGTCGTGCAGGCGACGGCGCTCGAACGACAGCGCAGGGCGTCCGATCGGCCCAACGTCGTCGTGCTCCTGGTCGACACGCTGCGCGCCGACGCGGTCGGTCTCTATGGGGCGGGCCCCGGCGCCTCGCCGGCGCTCGATGCCCTCGGGGCCCGCGGCACGGTGTTCGCCACCGCCGTCAGTCAATCGTCGTGGACGCTGCCGTCGGTCGCGTCGATCATGACGGGCCTGCCCTCACGCCGGCACGGCGCCGTCGGCGAAGCCGAGCACGGAGCGAACCATGCTCACGCGCGGTGGGGCTTCCTGGCCGATCACCTGACGACCTGGGCCGAGGCGGCGGCCCACGCGGGCATCACGACCTTCGCCGCGTCGGCGAACCCGCTCGTCTCGGTGGGCACGAACCTCGCGCAGGGTTTCGAGACGGTCGTCGAGCTGCCGTGGGATCCGGACGGGCACGACTGGGCGTCGGCGGAGGAGGTGAACGGCGCGTTCCTCGCCTGGCTCCCGCGCCGCGAGGGCTACCGCTTCGTCGCGTACCTCCACTACATGGAGCCGCACGATCCCTACACGCCGCCCGCCGCGCGCACAGCGCCCACCGGCGTGCGCCCGGCGATCGCCAGCGGCTGGGTGCGCGACGCCGCCAATCGCATCAACTGGAGCGGCGGCGATAAGCTGACGGCCGACGAGGTGGCGTACCTCCGGACCCGCTACGCGGGCGAGGTGCAGGCGTGGGATCGCGCCTTCGGCGCGCTCACGACCGCGCTCGCCCGCGCCGGTCTCGACCGGGACACCATCATCGTCGTGACCGCGGATCACGGTGAGGAGTTCCAGGAGCACGGGCGCCTCACACACGGCTCGCATCTCTACGAGGAATCGATCCGCGTGCCGCTCGTGCTGGCGGGTCCGGGCATTCCGGCGCAGCGGCGCAGCGACGTCGCACAGGGGATCGACCTCTTCCCGACCCTCGCCCGCGTGCTCGGGACCGACGTGCCGCCCCACCTGCCGGGTCGCGATCTCCTGGGCGCCCCCGACGAACGCCCGGCGATCGTCGAGACGGCGAGCGGGATCGGGCCCGACGGCAGCGCGGTCAGTCTGGTCGCACTCCGCACGGCGCGCTGGAAGCTCGTGCAGACACCGCGCCTGGGTCGCAACGAGGTGTACGACCTCGAGCACGACCCGCGCGAGCAGACCGATCGCAGCCAGGCCGCACCCGAAGCGGCCGCGCTCCTGGCGGCGCTCGAGCTCTGGCGGGGCCAGGCGCCGGCCGCCGCCACGGTCGCGGGCACGAGCGATCCCGGCTTCGCCGCGAAGCTGCGCGCGCTGGGGTACGCGGAGTGA
- a CDS encoding sulfatase yields MTRALVLLLLAAACRPDCTPEQGKEAPIVLLVTVDTLRADHLGAYGSARVHTPEFDRLAAESLLFERAYAQASITLPSHVSLLTSTPLATHGVLSNKDSTPPEVATLPGEFARAGYHTAAFVSAYHLGPQMVLGRMLDRLERFEAPERISHPRRADDTTDRALAWIRGVCREPTFAWIHLWDPHMPYTPPSPFDRTYYRGDPRDPAHDTMAGVQLDWALYDLSKLRVHLGPHAGVLRDLKQRFTTNSRGARRLLLWPDTSPPGRYREVVGLVQRPAAELRRELPYGPGIAGFLEGLRDLEYPRAQYAGEVSWVDSQVGRLRDTLVAWGLTDRTILVVTADHGEGLGEHGVYFSHVGTWEEMLHVPMLVWAPGRLAPARRSDLASGLDVAPTLLQLAALAPPPTMQGRDLVASHAPAAPLVLEQVKGTQVALRDDRWKLVRTLHTFRHNDAFDREAGTIELYDVVSDPGERTDRARDAPAVATQLGAILDRWLAAHQVDGDGYGRAARTTTTPEQRDRLRALGYAD; encoded by the coding sequence GTGACCCGCGCCCTCGTCCTGCTCCTCCTCGCCGCCGCCTGCCGCCCCGACTGCACGCCCGAGCAAGGGAAGGAGGCGCCGATCGTCCTTCTCGTGACCGTCGACACGCTGCGCGCCGATCATCTGGGGGCATACGGAAGCGCACGCGTGCACACGCCCGAGTTCGATCGACTCGCCGCCGAGAGCCTGCTCTTCGAGCGCGCGTACGCGCAGGCGAGCATCACGCTGCCATCGCACGTGAGCCTGCTCACCTCCACGCCCCTCGCGACGCATGGCGTGCTCTCGAACAAGGATTCGACACCGCCCGAGGTCGCCACTCTGCCGGGCGAGTTCGCGCGCGCGGGCTACCACACCGCAGCGTTCGTGAGCGCGTACCACCTCGGCCCCCAGATGGTCCTCGGCCGCATGCTCGATCGGCTGGAACGTTTCGAGGCGCCCGAACGCATCTCCCACCCGCGGCGGGCCGACGATACGACGGATCGCGCGCTCGCGTGGATTCGCGGCGTCTGCCGCGAGCCGACCTTCGCCTGGATCCACCTCTGGGATCCGCACATGCCCTACACGCCGCCGTCGCCCTTCGACCGCACCTACTACCGCGGCGATCCGCGCGATCCCGCTCACGACACCATGGCCGGCGTGCAGCTCGATTGGGCCCTCTACGACCTATCGAAGCTCCGCGTCCACCTCGGGCCCCATGCCGGAGTCCTGCGCGACCTCAAGCAGCGTTTCACGACCAACAGCCGTGGGGCCCGCCGTCTCCTGCTCTGGCCCGACACCTCCCCGCCGGGCCGCTACCGCGAGGTCGTCGGTCTCGTGCAGCGACCCGCGGCCGAGCTGCGCCGCGAGCTCCCCTATGGTCCGGGCATCGCCGGGTTCCTCGAAGGACTGCGCGACCTCGAGTATCCCCGCGCGCAATACGCCGGCGAGGTGTCGTGGGTGGACAGCCAGGTCGGCCGTCTGCGCGACACCCTCGTCGCCTGGGGGCTGACGGATCGGACGATCCTCGTGGTCACCGCCGACCACGGCGAAGGGCTCGGCGAGCACGGTGTCTATTTCTCGCACGTCGGCACGTGGGAGGAGATGCTGCACGTCCCGATGCTCGTCTGGGCCCCAGGCCGTCTCGCCCCGGCGCGGCGCTCGGATCTCGCGAGCGGCCTCGACGTCGCGCCCACCCTGCTCCAGCTCGCCGCTCTCGCCCCGCCACCGACCATGCAGGGTCGGGACCTCGTCGCATCGCATGCGCCGGCCGCGCCGCTCGTCCTCGAGCAGGTGAAGGGCACGCAGGTGGCGCTCCGAGACGACCGCTGGAAGCTCGTCCGGACCCTCCACACCTTTCGGCACAACGACGCGTTCGATCGCGAGGCAGGCACGATCGAGCTGTACGACGTGGTTTCCGACCCCGGTGAGCGCACCGATCGGGCGCGCGACGCGCCCGCCGTCGCCACGCAGCTGGGCGCGATCCTGGACCGCTGGCTCGCCGCCCACCAGGTCGATGGCGACGGGTACGGTCGCGCTGCCCGGACCACGACCACGCCCGAGCAGCGCGATCGGCTCCGCGCGCTCGGCTACGCGGACTGA